One Malania oleifera isolate guangnan ecotype guangnan chromosome 9, ASM2987363v1, whole genome shotgun sequence DNA segment encodes these proteins:
- the LOC131163661 gene encoding uncharacterized protein LOC131163661, producing MAVGQQAAAGAAKSSLSIFCVTLLLISTQLLIQSPTVLAAPPALVSSQQSIKEEKVVIDNINSRKMHGGLKDNKGTRSTSDGCGALDAIGPGDANDRARLGNPYIGGPGIHRGPCLPGRGHKNRRIHP from the exons ATGGCGGTTGGTCAGCAGGCAGCAGCAGGAGCAGCTAAGTCCTCTCTGAGTATCTTCTGTGTTACCCTCTTGCTAATTTCTACTCAGCTGCTGATTCAATCCCCCACAGTGCTTGCAGCTCCACCAGCTTTAGTATCGTCGCAGCAGTCAATAA AAGAAGAGAAGGTCGTGATCGACAACATTAATAGTAGAAAGATGCATGGGGGGCTTAAGGACAATAAAGGTACTCGCTCGACATCTGATGGATGTGGAGCACTAGATGCAATAGGTCCTGGAGATGCAAACGACCGAGCACGTCTTGGAAATCCATACATAGGAGGTCCTGGAATTCATCGAGGTCCTTGCCTACCGGGTAGAGGGCACAAGAACCGTCGTATACACCCTTAA